One stretch of Macaca nemestrina isolate mMacNem1 chromosome 17, mMacNem.hap1, whole genome shotgun sequence DNA includes these proteins:
- the LOC105473092 gene encoding asialoglycoprotein receptor 2 isoform X3, which produces MVHFSLLALSFNILLLVAICVIGSQSAQLQAELRSLKEAFSNFSSSTLMEVHALGTHGGSVGDKITSLGDKLEKQQQDLKADHDILLLHLKHFPVDLRFVACQMELLHSNGSQRTCCPVNWVEHQGSCYWFSRSGKAWAEAEKYCQLENSHLVVINSWEEQKFIVQHTNPFNTWIGLTDSDGSWKWVDGTDYRHNYKNWAVTQPDDWHGHELGGSEDCVEVRPDGRWNDDFCLQVHRWVCEKRRNATGEAA; this is translated from the exons ATGGTCCACTTCAGTCTGCTTGCCCTGAGCTTCAACATCCTGCTGCTCGTGGCCATCTGTGTGATCGGGTCCCAAA GTGCACAGCTGCAAGCAGAGCTGCGGAGCCTGAAGGAAGCCTTCAGCAACTTCTCCTCGAGCACGCTGATGGAGGTCCATGCTCTCGGCACCCACG GAGGCAGCGTGGGTGACAAGATCACATCCCTAGGAGACAAGTTGGAGAAACAGCAGCAGGACCTGAAAGCAG ATCATGACATCCTGCTCCTCCATCTGAAGCACTTCCCCGTGGACCTGCGCTTCGTGGCCTGCCAGATGGAGCTCCTCCACAGCAACG gctcccaaaggaCCTGCTGCCCTGTCAACTGGGTGGAGCACCAAGGCAGCTGCTACTGGTTCTCTCGCTCCGGGAAGGCCTGGGCCGAGGCGGAGAAGTACTGCCAGCTGGAGAACTCACACCTGGTGGTCATCAACTCCTGGGAGGAGCAG AAATTCATTGTACAACACACGAACCCCTTCAATACCTGGATAGGTCTCACGGACAGTGATGGCTCCTGGAAATGGGTGGACGGCACAGACTATAGGCACAACTACAA GAACTGGGCTGTCACTCAGCCAGATGATTGGCACGGGCATGAGCTGGGCGGAAGTGAAGACTGTGTTGAAGTCCGGCCGGATGGCCGCTGGAACGATGATTTCTGCCTGCAGGTGCACCGCTGGGTGTGTGAGAAGAGGCGGAATGCCACCGGCGAGGCAGCCTGA
- the LOC105473092 gene encoding asialoglycoprotein receptor 2 isoform X2 — MAKDFQDIQQLSSEENDHPFHRGPPPAQPLAQRLCSMVHFSLLALSFNILLLVAICVIGSQSAQLQAELRSLKEAFSNFSSSTLMEVHALGTHGGSVGDKITSLGDKLEKQQQDLKADHDILLLHLKHFPVDLRFVACQMELLHSNGSQRTCCPVNWVEHQGSCYWFSRSGKAWAEAEKYCQLENSHLVVINSWEEQKFIVQHTNPFNTWIGLTDSDGSWKWVDGTDYRHNYKNWAVTQPDDWHGHELGGSEDCVEVRPDGRWNDDFCLQVHRWVCEKRRNATGEAA, encoded by the exons GGCCAcctcctgcccagcccctggcacaGCGTCTCTGCTCCATGGTCCACTTCAGTCTGCTTGCCCTGAGCTTCAACATCCTGCTGCTCGTGGCCATCTGTGTGATCGGGTCCCAAA GTGCACAGCTGCAAGCAGAGCTGCGGAGCCTGAAGGAAGCCTTCAGCAACTTCTCCTCGAGCACGCTGATGGAGGTCCATGCTCTCGGCACCCACG GAGGCAGCGTGGGTGACAAGATCACATCCCTAGGAGACAAGTTGGAGAAACAGCAGCAGGACCTGAAAGCAG ATCATGACATCCTGCTCCTCCATCTGAAGCACTTCCCCGTGGACCTGCGCTTCGTGGCCTGCCAGATGGAGCTCCTCCACAGCAACG gctcccaaaggaCCTGCTGCCCTGTCAACTGGGTGGAGCACCAAGGCAGCTGCTACTGGTTCTCTCGCTCCGGGAAGGCCTGGGCCGAGGCGGAGAAGTACTGCCAGCTGGAGAACTCACACCTGGTGGTCATCAACTCCTGGGAGGAGCAG AAATTCATTGTACAACACACGAACCCCTTCAATACCTGGATAGGTCTCACGGACAGTGATGGCTCCTGGAAATGGGTGGACGGCACAGACTATAGGCACAACTACAA GAACTGGGCTGTCACTCAGCCAGATGATTGGCACGGGCATGAGCTGGGCGGAAGTGAAGACTGTGTTGAAGTCCGGCCGGATGGCCGCTGGAACGATGATTTCTGCCTGCAGGTGCACCGCTGGGTGTGTGAGAAGAGGCGGAATGCCACCGGCGAGGCAGCCTGA